Proteins co-encoded in one Populus trichocarpa isolate Nisqually-1 chromosome 10, P.trichocarpa_v4.1, whole genome shotgun sequence genomic window:
- the LOC7458113 gene encoding serine/threonine-protein phosphatase PP1 isozyme 4 produces the protein MATHGQAAMDHAVLDDIIRRLTEVRSARPGKQVQLSEAEIKQLCVASRDIFLQQPVLLELEAPIKICGDIHGQYSDLLRLFEYGGFPPGANYLFLGDYVDRGKQSLETICLLLAYKIKYPENFFLLRGNHECASINRIYGFYDECKRRFNVRLWKSFTDSFNCLPVAALIDDKILCMHGGLSPDLTNLDQIRNLPRPTAVPDTGLLCDLLWSDPGRDVKGWGMNDRGVSYTFGPDKVQEFLTKHDLDLVCRAHQVVEDGYEFFADRQLVTIFSAPNYCGEFDNAGAMMSVDENLMCSFQILKPAEKKAKFMMSNKM, from the exons ATGGCTACACATGGGCAGGCGGCGATGGACCATGCTGTCCTAGATGACATAATCAGACGGTTAACAGAAGTCCGATCAGCCAGACCAGGCAAGCAAGTTCAGCTATCGGAGGCTGAGATCAAGCAACTCTGTGTCGCTTCTCGTgatatttttcttcaacaacCTGTTCTGCTCGAGCTTGAAGCCCCCATCAAGATATGCG GTGACATTCATGGGCAATATAGTGATTTATTGAGACTTTTCGAGTATGGTGGTTTTCCTCCTGGAGcaaattatctatttttgggGGACTATGTTGATCGAGGAAAGCAAAGTTTGGAAACTATATGCCTTTTGCTTGCCTATAAGATTAAATATCCAGAGAACTTCTTTCTCCTACGAGGAAACCATGAATGTGCTTCTATTAATCGGATATATGGATTTTATGATGAATGTAAGCGGCGGTTTAATGTAAGGCTATGGAAATCCTTTACTGACAGTTTCAACTGCCTTCCTGTTGCTGCTTTGATAGATGACAAAATTTTGTGCATGCATGGCGGTCTTTCCCCTGATTTGACAAATTTGGATCAAATTAGAAACTTGCCCCGCCCAACTGCTGTTCCAGATACTGGTTTGCTGTGTGATTTACTCTGGTCAGATCCTGGTAGAGATGTTAAGGGATGGGGGATGAATGATAGAGGAGTTTCTTACACCTTTGGTCCTGATAAGGTGCAAGAATTCTTGACAAAGCATGATTTAGACCTTGTCTGTCGTGCACATCAG GTTGTGGAAGATGGGTATGAATTCTTTGCCGACAGGCAACTTGTTACCATATTTTCAGCTCCCAACTACTGTGGTGAATTTGACAATGCTGGTGCTATGATGAGTGTTGATGAAAATTTGATGTGCtcctttcaaattttaaagCCTGCTGAGAAAAAAGCAAAGTTCATGATGTCAAACAAAATGTGA
- the LOC7490367 gene encoding protein NEDD1 isoform X2, which translates to MINLADPSMSLLAASGGDTVKLFDVSVDPGDPCTLNYTPTPGCVVNSVKWNHTNLVVASAGEDKKISLWRKNGQNMGTIPVSGTDSRDSIEESLSAISFSNKGSRYICSGGSGQVVRIWDLQRKRCIKSLRGHTSTITGAMYNCKDEHLASISLSGDLILHNLASGARATELKDPHEQVLRVLDYSRVSRHLLVTAGDDGSVHLWDITSRSPKVSWLKQHSAPTVGISFSPSNDKIIASVGLDKKLYTYESGSRRHTSLISYEAPFSSLAFRDDGLILAAGTSSGRVVFYDVRGKPQPFTVLHAYGSSEAVTSLCWQRSKPVIVNESTCTPEIALLGGAVDDSILMPDPLPSVTSSSVALSTSVSGSGNTGRSGLSIESSSLTAITSGPASTMSNLTLAEETPHQSHLWPGTLMKLNPRSSYNFKDEMEVFSPLADVQPITPSLDKFWDDQEGLKKDNLSVDKKPSSLLFPSSIRRFPFQEDGINDHPIFDWKSSSTSRQDEARSFTLPGGSTPSPSSKSEDSSITPPEAWGGERLSDSIAHLPQPLNLPSRFAMTSGSSTLGSMFSSLQDLSSSTNQTGTKHITELASLEASGPASLNQPRRFSTFAERINTTASFSDGTSLSVVSPKTKKTGVETREELLNSILSRSDALAVTEPGILPAMNGGATQPHKILQPDTQQGSSFTLQLFQRTLEETLDSFQKSIHEDMRSLHIEILRQFHMQEMELSGVMNSILENQAELMKEIKSLGKEN; encoded by the exons ATGATCAACTTGGCGGATCCATCAATGTCGTTGCTGGCGGCGAGTGGTGGCGACACCGTGAAGCTTTTCGATGTATCAGTGGATCCAGGAGATCCATGCACTTTGAATTACACACCAACTCCGGGTTGCGTTGTTAACTCAGTCAAGTGGAATCATACTA ATTTAGTTGTGGCTAGTGCTGGAGAAGACAAGAAGATTTCGCTGTGGAGGAAAAATGGGCAGAACATGGGGACAATTCCGGTTTCTGGGACGGATAGCAGGGACAGCATTGAG gAATCTTTATCAGCTATTAGCTTTAGTAACAAGGGATCTAGATATATATGCTCTGGAGGAAGCGGTCAAGTAGTAAGAATATGGGATCTGCAGAGGAAGCGCTGTATTAAATCGTTGAGGGGTCATACCAGTACAATAACAGGTGCTATGTACAATTGCAAAGATGAGCACCTGGCTTCCATAAGTTTGAGTGGGGATCTTATCCTTCACAACCTTGCATCTGGTGCAAGGGCGACAGAACTCAAGGACCCACACGAACAG GTACTAAGGGTTCTTGATTATTCACGAGTTAGCCGACACCTTTTAGTGACCGCAGGTGATGATGGTTCTGTACATTTGTGGGATATAACCAGTCGCAGCCCAAAG GTTTCATGGTTGAAACAACATTCTGCTCCAACTGTTGGTATTAGCTTCTCACCGTCAAATGACAAG ATAATAGCTAGTGTTGGACTGGATAAAAAACTATACACTTATGAATCAGGGTCTAGAAGGCACACATCTCTCATTTCTTACGAGGCGCCTTTTTCTTCGCTGGCTTTTAGAGATGATGGTTTGATTCTGGCAGCTGGAACCAGTAGTGGGAGGGTGGTGTTCTATGATGTTCGAGGAAAACCACAGCCTTTCACCGTTCTCCATGCTTATGGCAGTTCAGAG GCTGTTACAAGTTTATGCTGGCAAAGATCAAAACCAGTTATTGTAAATGAGAGCACCTGCACTCCTGAGATAGCTCTTTTGGGAGGTGCTGTTGATGATTCCATTCTTATGCCAGATCCTCTTCCTTCTGTAACATCATCTAGTGTTGCTCTATCCACCTCAGTATCTGGCTCTGGTAATACTGGTCGTTCAGGTCTTTCAATAGAATCATCATCTCTAACAGCAATCACTAGTGGACCTGCATCAACCATGTCCAATCTGACTTTAGCAGAGGAAACACCACATCAAAGCCATCTTTGGCCCGGAacattgatgaaattaaatccTCGTTCTAGTTACaatttcaaggatgaaatgGAGGTGTTTTCCCCGCTTGCGGATGTTCAGCCTATCACACCCTCACTTGATAAGTTTTGGGATGATCAGGAGGGATTGAAAAAGGATAATCTATCTGTTGATAAGAAACCTTCATCGTTGTTGTTTCCTTCATCCATTAGGAGATTTCCTTTTCAAGAGGATGGGATCAATGATCATCCCATATTTGATTGGAAATCCAGTTCAACCTCAAGGCAG GATGAGGCCCGGTCTTTCACCTTACCAGGGGGATCTACTCCATCTCCATCTTCCAAGAGTGAAGATTCCTCCATCACTCCTCCAGAAGCTTGGGGTGGTGAGAGACTATCTGATAGTATTGCTCACCTACCCCAGCCACTAAATTTACCATCTCGTTTTGCGATGACTTCTGGGAGTTCAACATTAGGATCAATGTTTTCTAGTTTGCAAGATCTGTCCTCTTCAACAAATCAGACAG GTACAAAACACATCACGGAACTAGCTAGCCTTGAAGCATCTGGACCAGCATCATTAAACCAACCTCGCAGGTTTTCAACTTTTGCTGAGAGAATAAACACTACTGCTTCCTTCAGTGATGGGACATCCCTCTCAGTGGTTtcaccaaaaacaaagaaaacaggAGTTGAAACTAGGGAAGAGCTGCTGAATAGCATATTGTCGAGGTCTGATGCATTGGCGGTCACAGAACCAGGAATTCTTCCAGCAATGAAC GGAGGAGCCACACAGCCACACAAAATCCTTCAGCCAGATACACAGCAGGGGAGTTCGTTCACGCTTCAGCTCTTCCAGCGTACTCTTGAAGAAACTCTTGATTCATTTCAGAAATCCATACATGAGGATATGAGGAGCCTTCATATAGAAATTCTTAGACAATTTCATATGCAGGAG ATGGAATTGTCCGGTGTGATGAACTCAATCCTGGAAAACCAAGCTGAACTGATGAAAGAAATCAAGTCTCTTGGGAAAGAAAACTAA
- the LOC7490367 gene encoding protein NEDD1 isoform X1, with translation MINLADPSMSLLAASGGDTVKLFDVSVDPGDPCTLNYTPTPGCVVNSVKWNHTNLVVASAGEDKKISLWRKNGQNMGTIPVSGTDSRDSIEESLSAISFSNKGSRYICSGGSGQVVRIWDLQRKRCIKSLRGHTSTITGAMYNCKDEHLASISLSGDLILHNLASGARATELKDPHEQVLRVLDYSRVSRHLLVTAGDDGSVHLWDITSRSPKVSWLKQHSAPTVGISFSPSNDKIIASVGLDKKLYTYESGSRRHTSLISYEAPFSSLAFRDDGLILAAGTSSGRVVFYDVRGKPQPFTVLHAYGSSEAVTSLCWQRSKPVIVNESTCTPEIALLGGAVDDSILMPDPLPSVTSSSVALSTSVSGSGNTGRSGLSIESSSLTAITSGPASTMSNLTLAEETPHQSHLWPGTLMKLNPRSSYNFKDEMEVFSPLADVQPITPSLDKFWDDQEGLKKDNLSVDKKPSSLLFPSSIRRFPFQEDGINDHPIFDWKSSSTSRQDEARSFTLPGGSTPSPSSKSEDSSITPPEAWGGERLSDSIAHLPQPLNLPSRFAMTSGSSTLGSMFSSLQDLSSSTNQTGTSSLNNSSCSFSNLHTRDVSLNQETSMGFPEHISSSSMSLSLGTKHITELASLEASGPASLNQPRRFSTFAERINTTASFSDGTSLSVVSPKTKKTGVETREELLNSILSRSDALAVTEPGILPAMNGGATQPHKILQPDTQQGSSFTLQLFQRTLEETLDSFQKSIHEDMRSLHIEILRQFHMQEMELSGVMNSILENQAELMKEIKSLGKEN, from the exons ATGATCAACTTGGCGGATCCATCAATGTCGTTGCTGGCGGCGAGTGGTGGCGACACCGTGAAGCTTTTCGATGTATCAGTGGATCCAGGAGATCCATGCACTTTGAATTACACACCAACTCCGGGTTGCGTTGTTAACTCAGTCAAGTGGAATCATACTA ATTTAGTTGTGGCTAGTGCTGGAGAAGACAAGAAGATTTCGCTGTGGAGGAAAAATGGGCAGAACATGGGGACAATTCCGGTTTCTGGGACGGATAGCAGGGACAGCATTGAG gAATCTTTATCAGCTATTAGCTTTAGTAACAAGGGATCTAGATATATATGCTCTGGAGGAAGCGGTCAAGTAGTAAGAATATGGGATCTGCAGAGGAAGCGCTGTATTAAATCGTTGAGGGGTCATACCAGTACAATAACAGGTGCTATGTACAATTGCAAAGATGAGCACCTGGCTTCCATAAGTTTGAGTGGGGATCTTATCCTTCACAACCTTGCATCTGGTGCAAGGGCGACAGAACTCAAGGACCCACACGAACAG GTACTAAGGGTTCTTGATTATTCACGAGTTAGCCGACACCTTTTAGTGACCGCAGGTGATGATGGTTCTGTACATTTGTGGGATATAACCAGTCGCAGCCCAAAG GTTTCATGGTTGAAACAACATTCTGCTCCAACTGTTGGTATTAGCTTCTCACCGTCAAATGACAAG ATAATAGCTAGTGTTGGACTGGATAAAAAACTATACACTTATGAATCAGGGTCTAGAAGGCACACATCTCTCATTTCTTACGAGGCGCCTTTTTCTTCGCTGGCTTTTAGAGATGATGGTTTGATTCTGGCAGCTGGAACCAGTAGTGGGAGGGTGGTGTTCTATGATGTTCGAGGAAAACCACAGCCTTTCACCGTTCTCCATGCTTATGGCAGTTCAGAG GCTGTTACAAGTTTATGCTGGCAAAGATCAAAACCAGTTATTGTAAATGAGAGCACCTGCACTCCTGAGATAGCTCTTTTGGGAGGTGCTGTTGATGATTCCATTCTTATGCCAGATCCTCTTCCTTCTGTAACATCATCTAGTGTTGCTCTATCCACCTCAGTATCTGGCTCTGGTAATACTGGTCGTTCAGGTCTTTCAATAGAATCATCATCTCTAACAGCAATCACTAGTGGACCTGCATCAACCATGTCCAATCTGACTTTAGCAGAGGAAACACCACATCAAAGCCATCTTTGGCCCGGAacattgatgaaattaaatccTCGTTCTAGTTACaatttcaaggatgaaatgGAGGTGTTTTCCCCGCTTGCGGATGTTCAGCCTATCACACCCTCACTTGATAAGTTTTGGGATGATCAGGAGGGATTGAAAAAGGATAATCTATCTGTTGATAAGAAACCTTCATCGTTGTTGTTTCCTTCATCCATTAGGAGATTTCCTTTTCAAGAGGATGGGATCAATGATCATCCCATATTTGATTGGAAATCCAGTTCAACCTCAAGGCAG GATGAGGCCCGGTCTTTCACCTTACCAGGGGGATCTACTCCATCTCCATCTTCCAAGAGTGAAGATTCCTCCATCACTCCTCCAGAAGCTTGGGGTGGTGAGAGACTATCTGATAGTATTGCTCACCTACCCCAGCCACTAAATTTACCATCTCGTTTTGCGATGACTTCTGGGAGTTCAACATTAGGATCAATGTTTTCTAGTTTGCAAGATCTGTCCTCTTCAACAAATCAGACAGGTACGAGCTCATTGAATAATTCCAGCTGCAGCTTTTCAAATCTGCACACCAGAGATGTCTCTTTGAATCAGGAGACTTCAATGGGATTTCCAGAACACATTTCCTCCAGTTCCATGTCTCTGTCATTAGGTACAAAACACATCACGGAACTAGCTAGCCTTGAAGCATCTGGACCAGCATCATTAAACCAACCTCGCAGGTTTTCAACTTTTGCTGAGAGAATAAACACTACTGCTTCCTTCAGTGATGGGACATCCCTCTCAGTGGTTtcaccaaaaacaaagaaaacaggAGTTGAAACTAGGGAAGAGCTGCTGAATAGCATATTGTCGAGGTCTGATGCATTGGCGGTCACAGAACCAGGAATTCTTCCAGCAATGAAC GGAGGAGCCACACAGCCACACAAAATCCTTCAGCCAGATACACAGCAGGGGAGTTCGTTCACGCTTCAGCTCTTCCAGCGTACTCTTGAAGAAACTCTTGATTCATTTCAGAAATCCATACATGAGGATATGAGGAGCCTTCATATAGAAATTCTTAGACAATTTCATATGCAGGAG ATGGAATTGTCCGGTGTGATGAACTCAATCCTGGAAAACCAAGCTGAACTGATGAAAGAAATCAAGTCTCTTGGGAAAGAAAACTAA
- the LOC7490367 gene encoding protein NEDD1 isoform X3, giving the protein MEKRHAQINEGDQESLSAISFSNKGSRYICSGGSGQVVRIWDLQRKRCIKSLRGHTSTITGAMYNCKDEHLASISLSGDLILHNLASGARATELKDPHEQVLRVLDYSRVSRHLLVTAGDDGSVHLWDITSRSPKVSWLKQHSAPTVGISFSPSNDKIIASVGLDKKLYTYESGSRRHTSLISYEAPFSSLAFRDDGLILAAGTSSGRVVFYDVRGKPQPFTVLHAYGSSEAVTSLCWQRSKPVIVNESTCTPEIALLGGAVDDSILMPDPLPSVTSSSVALSTSVSGSGNTGRSGLSIESSSLTAITSGPASTMSNLTLAEETPHQSHLWPGTLMKLNPRSSYNFKDEMEVFSPLADVQPITPSLDKFWDDQEGLKKDNLSVDKKPSSLLFPSSIRRFPFQEDGINDHPIFDWKSSSTSRQDEARSFTLPGGSTPSPSSKSEDSSITPPEAWGGERLSDSIAHLPQPLNLPSRFAMTSGSSTLGSMFSSLQDLSSSTNQTGTSSLNNSSCSFSNLHTRDVSLNQETSMGFPEHISSSSMSLSLGTKHITELASLEASGPASLNQPRRFSTFAERINTTASFSDGTSLSVVSPKTKKTGVETREELLNSILSRSDALAVTEPGILPAMNGGATQPHKILQPDTQQGSSFTLQLFQRTLEETLDSFQKSIHEDMRSLHIEILRQFHMQEMELSGVMNSILENQAELMKEIKSLGKEN; this is encoded by the exons ATGGAGAAAAGGCATGCTCAGATCAACGAGGGAGACCAG gAATCTTTATCAGCTATTAGCTTTAGTAACAAGGGATCTAGATATATATGCTCTGGAGGAAGCGGTCAAGTAGTAAGAATATGGGATCTGCAGAGGAAGCGCTGTATTAAATCGTTGAGGGGTCATACCAGTACAATAACAGGTGCTATGTACAATTGCAAAGATGAGCACCTGGCTTCCATAAGTTTGAGTGGGGATCTTATCCTTCACAACCTTGCATCTGGTGCAAGGGCGACAGAACTCAAGGACCCACACGAACAG GTACTAAGGGTTCTTGATTATTCACGAGTTAGCCGACACCTTTTAGTGACCGCAGGTGATGATGGTTCTGTACATTTGTGGGATATAACCAGTCGCAGCCCAAAG GTTTCATGGTTGAAACAACATTCTGCTCCAACTGTTGGTATTAGCTTCTCACCGTCAAATGACAAG ATAATAGCTAGTGTTGGACTGGATAAAAAACTATACACTTATGAATCAGGGTCTAGAAGGCACACATCTCTCATTTCTTACGAGGCGCCTTTTTCTTCGCTGGCTTTTAGAGATGATGGTTTGATTCTGGCAGCTGGAACCAGTAGTGGGAGGGTGGTGTTCTATGATGTTCGAGGAAAACCACAGCCTTTCACCGTTCTCCATGCTTATGGCAGTTCAGAG GCTGTTACAAGTTTATGCTGGCAAAGATCAAAACCAGTTATTGTAAATGAGAGCACCTGCACTCCTGAGATAGCTCTTTTGGGAGGTGCTGTTGATGATTCCATTCTTATGCCAGATCCTCTTCCTTCTGTAACATCATCTAGTGTTGCTCTATCCACCTCAGTATCTGGCTCTGGTAATACTGGTCGTTCAGGTCTTTCAATAGAATCATCATCTCTAACAGCAATCACTAGTGGACCTGCATCAACCATGTCCAATCTGACTTTAGCAGAGGAAACACCACATCAAAGCCATCTTTGGCCCGGAacattgatgaaattaaatccTCGTTCTAGTTACaatttcaaggatgaaatgGAGGTGTTTTCCCCGCTTGCGGATGTTCAGCCTATCACACCCTCACTTGATAAGTTTTGGGATGATCAGGAGGGATTGAAAAAGGATAATCTATCTGTTGATAAGAAACCTTCATCGTTGTTGTTTCCTTCATCCATTAGGAGATTTCCTTTTCAAGAGGATGGGATCAATGATCATCCCATATTTGATTGGAAATCCAGTTCAACCTCAAGGCAG GATGAGGCCCGGTCTTTCACCTTACCAGGGGGATCTACTCCATCTCCATCTTCCAAGAGTGAAGATTCCTCCATCACTCCTCCAGAAGCTTGGGGTGGTGAGAGACTATCTGATAGTATTGCTCACCTACCCCAGCCACTAAATTTACCATCTCGTTTTGCGATGACTTCTGGGAGTTCAACATTAGGATCAATGTTTTCTAGTTTGCAAGATCTGTCCTCTTCAACAAATCAGACAGGTACGAGCTCATTGAATAATTCCAGCTGCAGCTTTTCAAATCTGCACACCAGAGATGTCTCTTTGAATCAGGAGACTTCAATGGGATTTCCAGAACACATTTCCTCCAGTTCCATGTCTCTGTCATTAGGTACAAAACACATCACGGAACTAGCTAGCCTTGAAGCATCTGGACCAGCATCATTAAACCAACCTCGCAGGTTTTCAACTTTTGCTGAGAGAATAAACACTACTGCTTCCTTCAGTGATGGGACATCCCTCTCAGTGGTTtcaccaaaaacaaagaaaacaggAGTTGAAACTAGGGAAGAGCTGCTGAATAGCATATTGTCGAGGTCTGATGCATTGGCGGTCACAGAACCAGGAATTCTTCCAGCAATGAAC GGAGGAGCCACACAGCCACACAAAATCCTTCAGCCAGATACACAGCAGGGGAGTTCGTTCACGCTTCAGCTCTTCCAGCGTACTCTTGAAGAAACTCTTGATTCATTTCAGAAATCCATACATGAGGATATGAGGAGCCTTCATATAGAAATTCTTAGACAATTTCATATGCAGGAG ATGGAATTGTCCGGTGTGATGAACTCAATCCTGGAAAACCAAGCTGAACTGATGAAAGAAATCAAGTCTCTTGGGAAAGAAAACTAA